From Triticum aestivum cultivar Chinese Spring chromosome 7B, IWGSC CS RefSeq v2.1, whole genome shotgun sequence:
TAAGTTAAATAGGGGATCTCATCAACGATAGCCGATACCCCTCCATTCTTGGATCCATTCTTCAAAGCTTCAGCATATTGTTCTTTCGTCGTGTAGTTCCTTAACCTGTTTTCATTGATGGTATGATTAAGCAAGAAAGACTGCACAAATGATTCATCTTGGTATCCTACAAAGTCATCACTCTTCCGGAGCATCTCAAAATCTGTCACCGAAGGACGTAGCCTCTTTGTATTCAGAATGGATGACAAGCTTGCAGTGTAGCTCTGGACAAGAATCAGCACTACAAAGCACCATATCACCACAACAATTTTTGACAAGGGGCTTCTAATAGTATGACCTGTGCATGAAATAGCCAAGAGATTTTAATCTCATAACCGTGGTAAATTAAAATACTTACTATAATGCATCAAATATTGTCAGGAAGTTTAAGCTTAAAGTGCTGACCATGAGAAAATGTCAAAGTGGAGAAAACGAAGTAGAGGGCTGTGCTACACTGTCTCAAACTTGATCCTTGGTACTCCTGATTTCTGGGTAGTTCAATCATCCACACGACAAAGCCAGTATAGAGGAAAAAGACCATGCTTGCAAGCCAAAGCTCCCCATTTAGTGCCTTTACAAATGTCCAACTGATTCTATAGGGTTCATCCACGGCAAGCACAAGCATAGACACACCAGACTGTGTGTATGGCACTGTAAAGTCGGTGGTGGTGATTCGTTCCGCGGTTATGGTCACATCGCCTACTGCTCCATCATACACCTGTTTATCCGCCAGAAAATTAGCAGAGATGAAAAGGTATTTAGGTACAAGTAATTATAGTGTTAACATATCATACTCGTAAAAAGGATGAGATGCAAGTTGGTATAGGAGTTAGCCTTACCCGTGAAGCCACGTTGCCTACTAGCTCATCGTAAGTACCCGTGAAGGCAACATATTTATAGCACGGGCCAGGTTGTAAATGTGTCATAGCATCCTCGAAGATATCAATGCTGTAGCCAGTGACATGTTGTTTCTTGGAATTAGGATCAGTAACATTCACAAAATCTTGAAAACCTTTTTTCCGTGGCACAGCAATCTTCAGCCACCTACCTCTGCAACTATTGCTTGTACCTAGCTTTCTTTTGTATTTTCTATCGGTTTCTTGATTAGGAAAGGTGATACTGTCCTTTCCAAGTGTAAAGCCAAACTTGGCATAGCCCCCAGGAACTGTTACGGGATCTTCCAGCGAGAAGGCACATGATGTTGGAGAAATGCCGGGGAAGGAGAGAACCGGGACTTGGTTGCGGCGACGGCCCAGGTGTGTGACATGATCTGCTTTGGTTAGTGTCGCAGGGCCCCATATGATGGCTTGCACTTGCCCATTCTTGATCAGGTCCTCGGCTGCCAAAATCACAGGGAATTAGCCAAGCAAATAGCATGATCTTGAACAATTAAGCAAGCAAATAGGGCTATCTTTGCATTATTCATTTAAGTATTTACACCATTGTTTTAAATAGCAGGCTATGCCAATAGCAGCGGTCCTCCAAATCAGCTAGCTATAGCTGGTTATTTCATAACCTTATCGGACAATTGTACATGAATCTTATAGCTGATCATTTAGCAGCACACTGCTCAAACCGCTATAATGAGGCTATGTATTTAAAACTTTGATTTACACTATACGTTGTAGTTTCACATCAAAGTAAGGGACAGCATCATGAAAGTGACAGACTATATTCTAGAGGTATGTTGTGCATCTGCATAACAGATCCTTTCTGCTTTCCTAACTTCTGTACATACAAAAATAACTTGAAAGAAATTTTTGccctaccactctgtacccactaGCCAGTGAGTGGAGTCGCGAGAAAGAGTACCTTGTGGGCGAGAGCTAAGGAGGCTTTGCCGCTAGCTGCAGCGAGGATGGAGGCCATGGCGGTCCGCTGGGTCAACAGAGGTCAGAGCCTCAGAGGGACCGTGGGTGGTGCAGCCGTTGCCCATAGCCAGTGGTGGCAGGGCG
This genomic window contains:
- the LOC123157648 gene encoding glutamate receptor 2.9 — translated: MEWPAARLVVVLVTLHTLWSSAVAVAGASPPTVASAAPVRVGVVLDLTSDAGRERRACTSMALDNFHAAHAGSGAARIELLVRDSRGDLTTAAHAAEDLIKNGQVQAIIWGPATLTKADHVTHLGRRRNQVPVLSFPGISPTSCAFSLEDPVTVPGGYAKFGFTLGKDSITFPNQETDRKYKRKLGTSNSCRGRWLKIAVPRKKGFQDFVNVTDPNSKKQHVTGYSIDIFEDAMTHLQPGPCYKYVAFTGTYDELVGNVASRVYDGAVGDVTITAERITTTDFTVPYTQSGVSMLVLAVDEPYRISWTFVKALNGELWLASMVFFLYTGFVVWMIELPRNQEYQGSSLRQCSTALYFVFSTLTFSHGHTIRSPLSKIVVVIWCFVVLILVQSYTASLSSILNTKRLRPSVTDFEMLRKSDDFVGYQDESFVQSFLLNHTINENRLRNYTTKEQYAEALKNGSKNGGVSAIVDEIPYLTYFLSDNQYRNDFMMLGYIYRTPGFGFAFQLGSPLVHNLSTAILKLAREDGGLQMEKKRFGAASPLVGASMVPDTDYVALTLQSFSGLFLITGSISTLMLLISIMRLIHARCTELRKADVESVIYSATDDESRLLQNGIGDNPSPGLQPFHVDGIENSGGVHLSGENVGDVEPDPVQQNGMHGGSVPAGHIQIEMRNV